A genome region from Sceloporus undulatus isolate JIND9_A2432 ecotype Alabama chromosome 1, SceUnd_v1.1, whole genome shotgun sequence includes the following:
- the MYCN gene encoding N-myc proto-oncogene protein, protein MPGMVSKNPDLEFDSLQPCFYPDEDDFYLCGPDSAPPGEDIWKKFELLPTPPLSPSPAGLQENPPGSWGAAGGLGGFRTSDPLDWASELLLLPAEADLWGSTDGGDSFEIGLGESSSSANNLNAIIIQDCMWSGSSASEKLERAMNEKLQGKKGQGTAGAPAAAAAGSATLAVGTTTTSATPSTTGNNGSGQAELNNSVSECVDPAVVFPFPMNKREPPTVTAPASSVSPGTGGTGALAQGVAAAAPAQRNSHPGAASDSRANHNNSSGDDTLSDSDEDEEEDDEEEIDVVTVEKRRSSSYKAISTLTIAVRPKNATTFASVRTQPNEVILKRGAPIHQQHNYAAPSPYIENEDVPPQKKVKNEAPRPVKPTPQPKPKSLSPRNSDSEDSERRRNHNILERQRRNDLRSSFLTLRDHVPELVKNEKAAKVVILKKATDYVHSLQAEEHKLLLEKEKLQVRQQQLIKKLEHMQTC, encoded by the exons ATGCCAGGGATGGTCAGTAAAAACCCCGATCTCGAATTTGACTCGCTGCAGCCTTGCTTCTACCCAGACGAAGATGATTTTTATCTGTGCGGTCCAGACTCGGCACCGCCAGGGGAAGACATCTGGAAAAAGTTTGAGCTCCTGCCAACGCCTCCCCTGTCTCCCAGCCCAGCAGGTCTGCAAGAAAACCCCCCAGGGTCATggggggcagctggaggcctggGGGGCTTCCGAACCAGCGACCCCTTGGACTGGGCATCTGAATTGCTGCTCCTGCCCGCAGAGGCTGACCTTTGGGGCAGCACCGATGGCGGGGACTCCTTTGAGATCGGCTTGGGGGAAAGCAGCAGCAGTGCCAACAACCTCAATGCCATCATCATCCAGGACTGCATGTGGAGTGGCAGCTCTGCCAGCGAGAAGCTGGAAAGGGCCATGAATGAGAAGCTGCAGGGGAAAAAAGGACAGGGCACTGCTGGGGCACCggctgcagcagcagctggcTCTGCCACCCTGGCAGTgggcaccaccaccacctccgcCACCCCCAGCACCACAGGAAACAATGGCAGTGGCCAAGCAGAGCTCAACAACTCTGTCTCGGAGTGTGTGGATCCAGCTGTGGTCTTCCCCTTCCCAATGAACAAGAGAGAACCCCCCACCGTCACAGCTCCAGCCTCTTCTGTGAGCCCTGGCACTGGGGGCACCGGAGCCCTGGCTCAAGGGGTGGCAGCAGCCGCTCCTGCCCAAAGAAACAGCCACCCAGGGGCTGCTAGTGACAGCCGGGCCAACCACAACAACAGTTCAGGGGATGATACGCTCAGTGATTCCG atgaagatgaagaagaggacgATGAAGAAGAAATTGACGTTGTGACCGTGGAAAAGAGGCGCTCCTCCTCCTACAAAGCCATTAGCACCCTAACTATTGCAGTGCGCCCTAAAAATGCCACCACTTTTGCCTCTGTCAGAACTCAGCCAAACGAAGTCATCCTAAAGCGTGGTGCCCCTATTCATCAGCAGCATAACTATGCCGCGCCATCGCCATATATCGAAAACGAAGATGTGCCACCCCAGAAAAAGGTAAAAAATGAAGCGCCCCGTCCAGTGAAACCAACGCCCCAGCCAAAACCGAAGAGCTTGAGTCCTCGAAACTCTGATTCCGAAGACAGCGAGCGTCGGCGTAACCACAACATCCTGGAACGTCAACGGCGCAATGATTTGAGGTCAAGTTTCCTTACGTTAAGGGACCACGTGCCAGAActggttaaaaatgaaaaagcagcAAAAGTTGTCATCTTGAAAAAGGCCACCGACTATGTCCATTCCCTACAGGCTGAGGAGCACAAGCTACTGCTGGAAAAGGAAAAGTTGCAAGTCAGACAACAGCAGTTGATAAAAAAATTAGAACACATGCAAACTTGTTAA